A genomic region of Cinclus cinclus chromosome 37, bCinCin1.1, whole genome shotgun sequence contains the following coding sequences:
- the PLD3 gene encoding 5'-3' exonuclease PLD3 — MGLDGAYKQLDPLEHREAPAPKRPHGAALFAILSILFLLTFLVLLHLRLRGDAGSACDDSCRIVLVESIPEGMTLATSNPSTFEAWLELLTAATRSVDIASFYWTLTNEDTRTHEPSAAQGERILAELLRLPRRGVAVRVAVSAPSAKAPLDDLEALERSGAAVRAVDLPRLTGGVLHTKFWLVDGVHLYVGSANMDWRSLTQVKELGVAIYNCSCLAKDLAKIFEAYWALGVPDASIPAPWPDNYSTAINLETPMELELNDTAAAVYFSSSPPPLCAAGRTRDLDALLAVIDGAEVFVDVAVMSYLASTEFSRPERFWPAIDDRLRRAVVERGVRVRVMAGCWRHSRAAMFPFLRSLAAVGDNRTRYDVEVRLFLVPSSTAQSRIPFARVNHNKFMVTDKAAYVGTSNWSGDYFERTAGSALVVAQPGAGSGTFRERLQAVFERDWSSRFSVDIADTESWGSRCGPR, encoded by the exons ATGGGGCTGGACGGAGCCTACAAGCAG ctCGACCCTCTGGAGCACCGTGAGGCGCCGGCCCCCAAG CGCCCCCACGGTGCCGCGCTCTTCGCCATCCTctccatcctcttcctcctcaccttCCTCGTCCTCTTGCACCTGCGGCTCCGCGGCGACGCCGGCAGCGCCTGCGACGACTCCTGCAG GATCGTGCTGGTGGAGAGCATTCCAGAGGGAATGACCTTGGCAACGTCCAACCCGTCGACGTTCGAGgcgtggctggagctgctgaccGCGGCCACCCGCAGCGTGGACATCGCCTCCTTCTACTGGACACTGACCAACGAGGACACCCGGACGCACGAGCCGAGCGCGGCGCAG GGCGAGCGGATCCTGGCGGAGCTGCTGCGGCTGCCCCGGCGCGGCGTGGCCGTGCGCGTGGCGGTCAGCGCGCCCTCGGCCAAGGCGCCGCTGGACGATTTGGAGGCTCTGGAGCGTAGCG GTGCGGCCGTGCGCGCCGTGGATTTGCCGCGTCTCACCGGCGGCGTCCTGCACACCAAGTTTTGGTTGGTGGATGGTGTTCATCTCTACGTGGGGAGCGCCAACATGGACTGGAGGTCCTTGACGCAG GTGAAGGAGCTCGGCGTCGCCATCTACAACTGCAGCTGCTTGGCCAAGGATTTGGCCAAAATCTTCGAGGCCTACTGGGCTCTGGGCGTTCCCGACGCGTCCATCCCGGCGCCGTGGCCGGATAATTACTCCACCGCCATCAACTTGGAGACACCGATGGAGCTGGAGCTCAACGACACCGCGGCCGCCGTCTACTTTTCG AGCTCCCCGCCGCCGCTCTGCGCCGCCGGCCGCACTCGGGACCTGGACGCCCTCCTGGCGGTCATCGACGGCGCCGAGGTTTTCGTGGACGTGGCGGTGATGAGTTACCTGGCCAGCACCGAGTTCTCGCGGCCGGAGCGGTTCTGGCCGGCCATCGATGACCGGCTGCGCCGCGCCGTGGTGGAGCGCGGTGTGAGGGTGCGGGTGATGGCGGGCTGTTGGAGGCACAGCCGCGCCGCCATGTTCCCCTTCCTCAGGTCGCTGGCCGCTGTCGGTGACAACCGGACGCGCTACGATGTGGAGGTG cGCCTGTTCCTGGTGCCATCCAGCACCGCCCAGAGCCGCATCCCCTTCGCCCGCGTCAACCACAACAAATTCATGGTGACGGACAAGGCGGCGTACGTGG GAACCTCCAACTGGTCCGGGGACTACTTCGAGCGCACGGCGGGCTCGGCGCTCGTGGTGGCCCAGCCCGGGGCCGGCTCGGGGACGTTCCGGGAGCGGCTCCAGGCCGTGTTCGAGCGGGACTGGAGCTCCCGGTTCAGCGTGGACATCGCGGACACCGAGAGCTGGGGCAGCCGCTGCGGGCCCCGGTAG